AGTGGAAATgtaaacataattatactgtcaTAGTAATGTACAAAGCACAAACAGAGGAGACACTACATACGGTACAGCACCAATAGCACAGAATACGTAGGTACTAGTGTTATCTATACTTATTTCTGTATATATTTTTCGTTGATAATTGCTTCCTTCTACAAAATAGTAAGAAACATGGTGAGGATTGATTTCCACTATTAGATGCTACAACTAGGTAGCTTGCTAAACTGAacagctataattattatgcctCTGAATGGAATCCCATTtgctggatctgccactgcGACCTTTTAGATAATGAAGGTTTCATGGTATTATCTATTGCAAGTACTAGCATAAagaaaaacaaatcacctatacgtaaatatttcaaaataaaAATCCATCCTCATGCATGCACTGTACGCTATTTTGAGTATTAGttgatgagaaactaataattacatttatgtggtctaactacatgtatataagtTATTTAAATAACTAACAAAATCAGATAGCTATAATagtcatgtacatacacacactgtaaGTACACCACAGCAGCactgtaagtgggtcagtactgctgACCTGCTAGACCCACTGACCCAAGCAGTAATCCAGATGGGACCTAGatctgacccggatgtgacctggTTTAATTAATACAGAGGCGAGCACCAAGAGCTAGATTTAAAGGTCTCCAAATCCCAAACTCCTATGATCATCTGAAAGATATGAATAAGTACCAAACATGATTAAGTAccaaagagtacattcagacgTTATCAACAATCGAGAAGTGGGCGTAGCTCAATGCAAATCTACAGACAGCCAGCTACAATGACCATAAGTGTGCTTTCTTGATACTAGACTAGTTACCTACAAGCAGCAGCACTCCATCCCAATACGTGGGTGTAGCTCCACATATCCAAAACACTTTCACGAAtaatgggcatggctccacataaATTTCTTCAGTACATACAACTGAATTTCCATCAATAAAATTGAACTTGCAAATAGTATACAATCACGTGATCccatccaggtcagacccagataatcaATAAAGCAGATGAGATCCACTTGACCTGGACAAAATACGACCCAAGTGACCCGGATAatctggatgacccgacccacttacaatgctgaccacacacacacacacacacaaatattaCTTTTCTTGATGGTTCCAGCCACAGACTTCAATAGTGGATCATCGTTACTCTGCATGACTGACAAGAGGCTATAGAATGTAGGATTTGTGCTATCATCAACAACAAATCCTTTTTCAACATAGTTGTCCAAGAAGTATGATGCCTTATCTGCCCGTGTTTGCTGTGCCTCAACTTTAGCCTTGCCATCTCCTGGTAACAAGTTGTTAGAATACAATTGAGCCATAAATGTGGCATCATCCATCGGTAATACTGCAACAAGGTTTGGGTAGAACTTGACATATATCTCCTTGAGAGTTGGCATTGTCTATGTACCTACAAGTAGATATAGAACTTATGTGCTGGCCTTAGTAGTGTACAATGTCAATATAGT
This genomic interval from Dysidea avara chromosome 15, odDysAvar1.4, whole genome shotgun sequence contains the following:
- the LOC136245078 gene encoding uncharacterized protein, translated to MPTLKEIYVKFYPNLVAVLPMDDATFMAQLYSNNLLPGDGKAKVEAQQTRADKASYFLDNYVEKGFVVDDSTNPTFYSLLSVMQSNDDPLLKSVAGTIKKSI